In Mytilus edulis chromosome 13, xbMytEdul2.2, whole genome shotgun sequence, a single window of DNA contains:
- the LOC139500333 gene encoding uncharacterized protein, translating into MCEIASSEENVPENSLLSSGDIVLMQTAQTTVSNTEVNETEVVRLLMDSGSQRTYITENLAKRLNLKKKATEEITLVTFGADKPKTLRTQKVSLKIRLKDGVCMLIDANVVPKITGSILRRPLQMDVCENVKYLCNNLQLADTLPSCLESSTIEILIGNDYYLDIILPQKIEIQQGLYLLGSKLGWILTGRSQLSDEERENKMTMTVNGLLSITECCLHSTIDTCLQIKPSIEDFWKLETFGIQDCPYTSDDENTLSNFITSLKMKNGRYQVAWPWKEKLPELPENRELAYGRLKSLFQKMKNNPDLLNNYDEIIQDQCKKGIIEKVSTQCSKDTGIKHYIPHHAVVDPTKPTTKVRIVYDASAKSKQENKSLNDCLHRGPVMLQDLCGLLLRFRMNKIAVVADIEKAFLQIELQKNDRDATRFFWLRNINHPTVENNVQVYRFCRVPFGVISSPSLLAATLDYHLDTYKNATAANIRENIYVDNVITGVDSTENAVTLYKEAKQIFSDASMNLREWASNSQKFLKCIPKEDQANREKLKVLGLTWTIKDDTLTVNSARNDNMSPITKREVLQRVASVFDPLGFFTPVTLRTKLFLQMLWNKKMEWDEQLTEEDIQQWKEISFDLDEIQEYHIPRAIGLPGTVTFRLLCFCDASTKAYASAIYLHQLREDNLCKIDLLFSKTRLVPNKKMTLPRLELLAVVIGVRCIDFVKKQLKLPICETILWTDSQCVLHWIGSKKPLATFVDNRIKEIRQQQDIQFQYVYTKENPADIASRGTTVSLLKENSQWWHGPSWLTKHRTEWPSWDPHNISVDNQNSIESEYKVSKVLHEAKLLAGEGPDGETNSVGNSKSSVGYLLDIDCSRFSSFIRLIRVSAWVLRFVKRLKKETISGPLTAAELEHAKLLWIKSIQKQCFGEVMIAIKENKRHNLVSQLGLILDQENVIRCVGRLGAAQLSEGAKTPILLPKKSKVTELLIESMHRKNYHVGVSQTLSAMRQTYWIPQGRSEVKRVLRKCTICKRCEGGPYKMPLMPPLPKKRVNESAPFTYTGVDYFGPIFVKSDTGSKKVWVCLYTCLVVRAIHMELMQDMSAEEFLLGFRRFIARWGNPKQIISDNGSQFKLASKTLEEAWNGVTVDSGVQTYMANEGIQWQFIVELAPWMGGFYERLIGIVKRCLRKTIGKLCLTNEQFRTLLAESEAVVNSRPLVYIGDDINSNIILTPAHFLTLNAKTGFPDHNEEDSTDPEYLPQISSAKKLLLTWKKGQKHLNMFWKTWRDEYLLSLRERTAKKLRSGRIQSKTPAKVGDIVLIKENLPRGSWKISRICQLVVSRDGQIRSGKVMLPNKKTLNRALNMLYPIECEELDEGLKNSDTEKDTELINDNTSATRERSQRQAARIAMKKIQEQLES; encoded by the coding sequence ATAACTCTTGTAACATTTGGTGCAGATAAGCCAAAAACATTAAGAACGCAAAAGGTGTCATTAAAGATCAGACTAAAAGATGGAGTTTGTATGCTTATTGATGCTAATGTTGTTCCTAAGATAACAGGATCAATACTAAGAAGACCTTTACAAATGGATGTATGTGAAAATGTGAAATACTTATGTAACAATCTGCAACTGGCTGACACACTGCCCAGTTGCTTAGAAAGTTCAACAATAGAGATTCTTATCGGAAATGATTATTATTTGGATATCATATTGCCACAGAAAATAGAAATTCAACAAGGGCTTTATCTACTTGGCTCTAAGCTAGGATGGATTCTTACAGGAAGGTCACAATTAAGTGATGAAGAAAGAGAGAACAAAATGACCATGACAGTAAATGGCTTATTATCTATAACAGAATGCTGTCTTCACTCTACAATTGACACATGTCTACAAATCAAGCCTTCCATTGAAGATTTCTGGAAATTGGAAACTTTTGGAATACAAGATTGTCCATATACATCAGACGACGAAAATACTTTGAGTAACTTTATCACCTCActcaaaatgaaaaatggaaGATATCAAGTAGCCTGGCCATGGAAAGAAAAATTACCGGAACTTCCTGAAAATAGGGAACTTGCATACGGAAGACTAAAGTCACTTTTTCAGAAAATGAAGAACAATCCTGACCTATTAAACAATTATGATGAGATTATTCAAGACCAGTGCAAAAAGGGCATCATAGAAAAGGTGTCAACCCAATGTAGTAAGGATACCGGAATCAAGCATTACATACCACATCATGCAGTAGTTGACCCAACCAAACCTACAACTAAAGTAAGGATAGTTTATGATGCGTCTGCCAAATCAAAACAAGAGAATAAAAGTTTGAATGATTGCCTGCACAGAGGACCTGTAATGTTACAAGATTTATGTGGACTCTTGTTGCGTTTTCGAATGAACAAAATTGCAGTAGTTGCTGATATTGAAAAGGCATTTCTCCAAATTGAACTACAAAAAAATGACAGAGATGCAACTAGATTTTTTTGGCTAAGAAACATTAATCATCCGACTGTAGAAAACAATGTACAAGTTTACAGATTTTGCAGAGTGCCATTTGGAGTTATATCAAGTCCTTCCCTACTTGCAGCAACTTTGGACTATCACCTTGACACATACAAAAATGCAACAGCAGCAAATATTAGAGAAAACATATATGTGGATAATGTAATTACTGGAGTAGATTCAACTGAGAATGCAGTTACATTATATAAAGAGGCAAAACAAATATTCAGTGATGCATCAATGAACTTAAGAGAATGGGCATCAAATTCacagaaatttttaaaatgcattcCCAAGGAAGATCAGGCGAATAGAGAAAAATTAAAGGTTCTTGGATTAACTTGGACAATAAAAGATGATACATTAACAGTGAACAGTGCAAGAAATGATAACATGTCTCCAATCACTAAACGAGAAGTATTACAGAGAGTGGCTTCTGTGTTTGATCCACTTGGATTTTTTACACCTGTGACTTTAAGAACCAAGCTTTTCCTCCAAATGTTGTGGAACAAGAAAATGGAATGGGATGAACAACTGACAGAGGAAGATATTCAGCAATGGAAAGAAATCTCTTTTGATTTAGATGAAATTCAGGAATATCATATTCCTAGAGCTATTGGGCTACCAGGTACAGTTACGTTCAGATTACTATGCTTTTGCGATGCTTCAACCAAAGCCTATGCTTCTGCTATTTATCTACATCAACTCAGGGAAGACAACTTATGTAAAATTGATTTACTGTTTTCCAAGACACGCTTGGTACCAAATAAGAAAATGACTTTACCACGACTTGAGTTATTAGCAGTTGTCATTGGTGTCCGTTGCATTGACTTTGTTAAGAAGCAATTAAAACTTCCTATCTGTGAGACGATTTTGTGGACAGATTCTCAATGTGTTTTACACTGGATAGGATCGAAAAAACCTCTAGCAACATTTGTTGATAATAGAATAAAGGAGATTAGGCAGCAACAAGACATTCAATTTCAGTACGTCTATACAAAGGAAAATCCAGCTGATATTGCAAGCAGAGGCACAACAGTATCGCTGTTAAAAGAAAACAGCCAATGGTGGCATGGTCCCTCTTGGTTAACTAAACACAGAACTGAGTGGCCTAGTTGGGATCCTCACAATATAAGTGTTGACAATCAAAATTCGATTGAATCAGAATACAAGGTATCTAAAGTATTACATGAAGCAAAATTGCTTGCTGGAGAGGGTCCTGACGGAGAAACAAACAGTGTTGGAAATTCGAAATCTAGTGTTGGGTATCTGTTAGACATTGATTGTAGCAGATTTTCCTCATTTATCCGCTTGATCAGAGTATCAGCTTGGGTATTGAGATTTGTTAAACGGTTAAAAAAAGAGACAATATCTGGTCCTCTAACAGCTGCAGAGCTAGAACATGCAAAGTTATTGTGgataaaatctattcaaaaacaatgttttggTGAAGTGATGATagcaattaaagaaaataaaagacaCAACTTAGTAAGTCAGTTAGGGCTCATTTTAGACCAGGAAAATGTGATCAGGTGTGTTGGTAGATTAGGAGCTGCTCAACTGTCAGAAGGGGCAAAAACACCAATATTACTTCCAAAGAAAAGCAAAGTTACTGAACTGTTAATTGAAAGCATGCACAGAAAAAACTATCATGTTGGTGTCTCACAAACTTTATCAGCGATGCGTCAAACGTACTGGATTCCACAAGGACGTTCAGAAGTAAAAAGAGTTTTGAGAAAATGTACAATCTGCAAACGGTGTGAAGGCGGACCATATAAAATGCCATTAATGCCTCCACTACCAAAGAAACGAGTAAACGAGTCAGCCCCATTTACATATACAGGAGTAGACTATTTTGGACCAATTTTTGTGAAATCAGACACTGGAAGCAAAAAAGTATGGGTTTGCTTATATACATGTCTAGTGGTTCGAGCCATACATATGGAATTAATGCAAGACATGTCAGCAGAGGAATTCTTACTAGGCTTTCGAAGATTCATTGCTCGCTGGGGTAACCCAAAACAAATAATTTCAGATAATGGATCCCAGTTCAAGTTAGCTAGCAAAACCTTAGAAGAAGCATGGAATGGTGTAACAGTCGATTCAGGTGTGCAAACATACATGGCAAATGAAGGAATTCAGTGGCAATTCATTGTTGAGTTGGCACCTTGGATGGGTGGATTTTATGAAAGATTAATTGGTATTGTGAAACGATGTTTACGGAAAACAATTGGAAAGTTATGTCtaacaaatgaacaatttagaACTCTCTTAGCTGAATCTGAAGCAGTGGTTAATTCTAGACCACTTGTTTATATTGGAGATGACATAAATTCCAATATTATTCTTACACCAGCACACTTTCTAACTCTGAATGCTAAAACAGGATTTCCAGATCATAACGAAGAAGATTCTACAGATCCAGAATATTTACCGCAAATCAGTAGTGCTAAAAAATTGCTATTGACATGGAAGAAAGGACAGAAACATCTAAATATGTTTTGGAAAACATGGAGAGATGAGTATCTCCTTAGTCTACGTGAAAGAACTGCCAAGAAACTAAGGAGTGGAAGAATTCAGAGCAAAACTCCAGCTAAGGTTGGTGACATAGTGTTAATTAAGGAAAACCTTCCACGAGGAAGTTGGAAAATTAGCCGTATATGTCAATTAGTAGTCAGTCGAGATGGTCAAATAAGATCTGGAAAAGTTATGCTACCTAATAAAAAGACATTAAACAGAGCTCTGAATATGCTTTATCCTATAGAATGTGAAGAGTTAGATGAGGGCTTAAAAAACTCAGATACGGAAAAGGATACTGAGTTGATAAATGACAATACTAGTGCTACAAGAGAGAGATCACAAAGACAAGCAGCCCGAATAGCAATGAAGAAGATACAAGAACAGTTGGAATCATGA